From the genome of Candidatus Dormiibacterota bacterium, one region includes:
- a CDS encoding restriction endonuclease: protein MLPFLQSLADGQQQRTRELMPRLASQFHLSDTDLRQLLPSGTQRVFENRVYWVSSYLRHAGLIESPQRGVVRITENGRKVLANPPDRITVGYLMRLPSFQPFGSQTTAAGGLGIGHVPPAVKASDRTPEEDLEATWLTIRDALGQDLLGRIKTCSPSFFERLVVDLLVTMGYGGSVVDAGQSVGMSGDGGVDGIIKEDKLGLDVVYIQAKRWEGQVGRPVVQAFAGSLEGFRARKGVPITTSGFSADARTYANQIEKRIVLIDGTNLVRLMMEHGVGVTRAKTYDVQRIDLDYFDEEALSG, encoded by the coding sequence ATGCTTCCCTTCCTCCAGTCGCTGGCAGATGGTCAACAACAGCGAACGCGGGAGCTAATGCCTCGGCTTGCGTCGCAGTTTCACCTCTCAGATACGGACCTTCGGCAGCTGCTGCCAAGCGGCACGCAGCGTGTCTTCGAGAACCGCGTCTACTGGGTGAGCAGCTATCTAAGGCACGCAGGGCTGATCGAGAGCCCGCAACGCGGGGTTGTCCGGATCACGGAAAATGGGCGCAAGGTCCTAGCTAATCCCCCGGATCGCATCACCGTCGGATATCTGATGCGACTTCCCAGCTTCCAACCATTCGGAAGCCAAACGACCGCGGCAGGCGGCTTAGGTATAGGACACGTGCCCCCCGCCGTCAAGGCTTCAGATAGAACACCTGAGGAAGATCTCGAAGCGACCTGGCTCACGATTCGCGACGCGCTGGGTCAGGATCTCCTGGGAAGGATCAAGACTTGCTCTCCCAGTTTTTTCGAACGCCTCGTGGTTGACCTGCTGGTCACGATGGGGTACGGCGGATCTGTCGTCGATGCAGGCCAGAGCGTCGGCATGTCCGGCGACGGTGGAGTGGACGGAATCATTAAAGAGGACAAACTCGGTCTTGACGTTGTCTACATTCAGGCCAAGCGCTGGGAGGGGCAGGTCGGTCGGCCAGTGGTACAGGCCTTCGCGGGGAGCCTTGAGGGATTCCGAGCCCGGAAAGGCGTACCGATTACGACCTCGGGATTCTCAGCCGACGCCCGAACCTACGCGAACCAGATCGAGAAAAGAATCGTGCTCATCGATGGGACCAACCTCGTCCGGCTGATGATGGAGCACGGCGTGGGCGTTACCAGGGCGAAAACCTACGACGTCCAAAGGATTGACCTTGATTACTTCGACGAAGAGGCATTATCCGGTTAG
- a CDS encoding site-specific integrase: protein MIDTRSRKTTRKRKGANGDGTLYERKDGRWEIAYTVDGHRHRFVSKSRPEVHRRLMAGLKAREDGLHQRPTRETAGSFLRNWLPGMRPHLRFSTWIRYEKYLRVHIVPAIGRIPLVRLGPLHIRTMQERMLTGGASPTSVHHAQAVLHRALEDAVRWGLVPRNAAGLVRPPKMACPQMRTLSGENVAALFEAAVGERLEALWVLAATTGMRQGELLALRWPELDLDRAAARVTATLAPGPNGPAITEPKTARSRRQIALTDQAVAALRRHRTAQAAENLQAGPAWVDTTLVFCDELGRPLSAEWVVRRAFRPLLRKAGLPTIRFHDLRHTAATLMLSRGIHPKIVAEMLGHATVAITLDVYSHVTPDMQREAARLMTEFLM from the coding sequence ATGATTGATACACGTTCGCGAAAGACCACTCGGAAAAGGAAGGGCGCCAATGGCGACGGTACCCTCTATGAGCGCAAGGACGGTCGTTGGGAAATTGCCTACACGGTCGATGGCCACCGCCATCGTTTCGTGAGCAAGTCGCGGCCTGAGGTTCACCGCCGCCTGATGGCCGGCCTCAAGGCCCGCGAAGACGGCCTCCACCAACGACCAACGCGTGAAACGGCTGGCAGTTTCCTGCGGAACTGGCTGCCTGGCATGCGTCCGCACCTGCGGTTCTCGACGTGGATCCGGTACGAGAAGTACCTCCGAGTCCATATCGTGCCCGCCATCGGCAGAATCCCGCTCGTCCGCCTGGGTCCGCTTCATATTCGGACGATGCAGGAACGGATGCTCACTGGAGGCGCAAGCCCGACCTCCGTTCATCACGCGCAGGCCGTGCTGCATCGGGCACTTGAGGACGCGGTCCGCTGGGGTTTGGTGCCGCGGAACGCGGCCGGTCTAGTCCGCCCGCCAAAGATGGCCTGCCCGCAAATGCGGACTCTTTCCGGCGAAAACGTTGCCGCCCTCTTCGAGGCTGCCGTCGGCGAGCGCCTCGAAGCGCTATGGGTCCTGGCCGCGACTACGGGCATGCGGCAAGGCGAGCTCCTCGCTCTCAGATGGCCAGAGCTCGACCTCGACCGTGCGGCCGCGAGGGTGACGGCAACGCTGGCGCCAGGGCCAAACGGACCCGCTATTACCGAGCCCAAGACCGCGCGTTCGCGCCGCCAGATCGCGCTCACCGACCAAGCCGTTGCGGCTCTTCGCCGACACCGAACGGCTCAGGCTGCGGAAAACCTGCAAGCCGGCCCGGCCTGGGTGGACACGACGCTCGTCTTCTGTGATGAGCTCGGCCGACCGCTGTCGGCAGAGTGGGTCGTGCGACGTGCCTTCCGTCCGCTCCTTAGAAAGGCTGGGTTGCCGACGATCCGGTTCCATGATCTTCGGCACACGGCCGCAACGCTAATGCTCAGCCGCGGCATACACCCGAAGATCGTCGCCGAGATGCTCGGCCATGCCACCGTTGCTATCACCCTCGATGTCTACTCGCACGTCACACCAGACATGCAGCGCGAAGCAGCCCGCCTCATGACGGAATTCCTTATGTAG
- a CDS encoding DUF4417 domain-containing protein, which yields MDLPVHLPVLIQAYADPVDIPWVALHAGRVFGVTGSRITPKHHRPLREVYRLGPATKVALECFVEDRVLEGLWLNRRSVIQELRGLGFDLILAPNFSVWYDHSRFEQLIQQRRSFIFFHELIEAGLPAIADIGWSRFEPDGQLWADWVNSQPSLTAVSLFCDGRKVHASERALRETLEDIALFHQAVRHDVTFLLGGVHAPDRLAAYRRAAPGRRLVICNGMAYALAQRRRLLGTEHGTAVARSARNCFLLNCAHNDRTYGALLDEDRLADAI from the coding sequence GTGGACCTGCCTGTCCATCTCCCCGTGCTGATCCAGGCATACGCCGACCCGGTGGATATTCCGTGGGTGGCCCTTCATGCAGGCCGGGTGTTCGGGGTTACAGGAAGTCGGATCACGCCCAAGCACCATCGGCCTCTTCGAGAGGTGTACCGGCTGGGCCCCGCCACGAAGGTCGCACTGGAGTGCTTTGTGGAAGATCGCGTGCTTGAGGGGCTCTGGTTGAATCGCCGCTCGGTCATCCAGGAACTCCGAGGACTCGGTTTCGACCTGATCCTGGCGCCGAACTTCTCCGTCTGGTACGACCACTCGCGCTTTGAGCAGCTCATTCAGCAACGCCGCTCGTTCATCTTCTTCCACGAGCTGATCGAGGCTGGGCTGCCCGCCATCGCTGACATCGGCTGGAGCCGGTTCGAGCCCGACGGCCAGCTGTGGGCTGACTGGGTCAACAGCCAGCCGTCCTTGACGGCCGTCTCGCTCTTCTGCGACGGCCGCAAAGTCCACGCCAGTGAGCGGGCGCTGCGCGAGACGCTGGAAGACATTGCGCTCTTTCACCAGGCGGTGCGGCACGATGTCACCTTCCTCCTTGGGGGCGTCCATGCGCCGGATCGGTTGGCCGCCTACCGACGCGCGGCTCCCGGCCGGCGCCTGGTGATCTGCAATGGCATGGCCTACGCGCTCGCCCAGCGACGACGTCTCCTGGGAACGGAACACGGGACGGCCGTCGCTCGCTCGGCTCGCAATTGCTTCCTGCTGAATTGCGCCCACAATGACCGCACCTACGGCGCACTCCTCGACGAAGACAGGCTTGCAGATGCCATCTAA
- the dcm gene encoding DNA (cytosine-5-)-methyltransferase — MVELTQAQTLERIDELLEVTYRSADLGNLTDPLAETVYILLSRQTREDCYQKLFRKLRARYPRWMDVLSARPTDLRELLRPGGFHRARTRELVGILEAVRADNEARKIGPYASPPRDLTLDHLRTMSDAAAERFLDALPGIGPKSARCIQSYSLDRKRFAVDTHVHRIVERLGILTTGNRKADHDPLESAITPAIRKRLHMNLVHHGRAICTSQRPKCDRCVLVSFCRTGRVLSRDDRHPVAVELFAGAGGFGTGCRQEGFQIALAVELDRNAAQTYRANHPGVPVVEADVTRLKAFDVRRLVPGVGEPAVLLAGPPCQGYSAAGARQANDPKNVLFKHVSRLARELNAAYIVIENVPGLKNVQGFSFLHGVRVSLGRSHYAAGEYLLNAADFGVAQVRKRFIFLGRRRNIKDAPPPAPPAPVVQPVEGRLMRALEDLPWLPSGTIAEYAHQDNGTVLLNASTMAHSAAVVAKIARIKGSGKGPISYRRLGTDLAPTLIAGHRAFPVHPVLNRTISVREAARIQGFPDTYVFCGPRSTQPLQVANAVPPALARRIAAHIRGLMEEDGLLAPSDDHPKLQRRPAVAPPAVDRGSNVLRPHEKSLKPVPPTSMFEDEVALVSQ; from the coding sequence ATGGTAGAGCTAACCCAGGCCCAAACGCTTGAACGCATCGACGAGCTTCTCGAGGTGACATACAGGTCAGCTGATCTGGGCAATCTCACAGACCCGCTTGCCGAGACGGTCTACATTTTGCTTAGCCGGCAAACACGCGAAGACTGTTATCAGAAGCTGTTCAGAAAGCTCCGCGCCCGCTACCCGAGATGGATGGATGTCCTTTCGGCTAGGCCGACCGACCTCAGGGAACTTCTTCGTCCCGGCGGTTTCCACCGGGCGAGAACCCGGGAGCTGGTCGGGATCCTCGAGGCGGTTCGCGCGGACAACGAAGCTCGCAAGATAGGGCCATACGCAAGCCCACCAAGAGATCTAACGCTCGATCACCTGCGAACAATGTCCGACGCTGCTGCCGAAAGATTTCTAGACGCGCTTCCAGGAATCGGTCCCAAGAGCGCTCGCTGCATACAATCCTATTCGCTCGACCGAAAGCGGTTCGCGGTAGACACTCACGTGCACAGAATCGTCGAGCGGCTGGGCATATTGACAACCGGAAACCGCAAGGCGGACCACGACCCGCTCGAGAGCGCGATCACGCCCGCCATACGCAAACGCCTCCACATGAATCTGGTCCACCACGGACGAGCCATATGTACGAGCCAGAGGCCGAAGTGCGATAGGTGTGTGCTGGTCTCGTTCTGCCGGACCGGGCGCGTACTAAGCCGGGATGACCGTCATCCGGTCGCTGTCGAGCTCTTCGCTGGTGCAGGTGGCTTTGGGACTGGTTGCCGCCAGGAAGGCTTCCAAATCGCTCTTGCGGTTGAGCTGGACCGCAATGCTGCCCAGACGTACCGCGCCAATCACCCTGGCGTGCCCGTTGTCGAGGCGGATGTGACGCGGCTTAAAGCTTTCGATGTCAGGCGGCTCGTACCGGGCGTTGGCGAACCTGCTGTCCTTCTTGCGGGGCCGCCATGCCAGGGCTATTCAGCCGCGGGCGCCCGTCAAGCGAACGACCCCAAGAACGTCTTGTTCAAGCATGTATCTCGGCTCGCTCGGGAGCTGAATGCGGCCTATATCGTCATCGAAAACGTGCCAGGTCTGAAGAATGTCCAAGGCTTCAGCTTCCTCCACGGCGTGAGGGTTTCCCTTGGAAGAAGTCATTATGCAGCCGGGGAATATCTGCTGAATGCCGCAGACTTCGGGGTCGCTCAAGTAAGGAAGCGGTTTATTTTCCTCGGTCGTCGCCGCAATATTAAGGACGCTCCTCCGCCAGCGCCTCCAGCGCCCGTAGTGCAACCGGTGGAGGGCCGGCTGATGAGGGCGCTCGAGGATCTGCCCTGGCTTCCATCGGGAACGATTGCGGAATACGCCCACCAGGACAATGGGACTGTCCTTCTTAATGCCTCCACGATGGCGCACAGCGCTGCCGTCGTCGCCAAAATCGCGCGTATCAAGGGATCGGGTAAGGGTCCGATCTCGTACCGTCGCCTGGGGACTGACCTCGCCCCGACGCTGATTGCGGGACACCGTGCGTTTCCTGTGCACCCGGTTCTCAACCGCACTATCTCCGTCCGTGAAGCCGCCCGCATCCAGGGTTTCCCGGATACCTATGTCTTCTGCGGGCCGCGCTCAACGCAGCCGCTTCAGGTCGCTAACGCAGTACCTCCCGCCCTTGCGCGAAGAATCGCCGCTCATATCCGTGGCCTGATGGAGGAAGACGGCTTGCTAGCGCCGAGCGACGATCATCCAAAGCTACAGCGCCGACCCGCCGTCGCGCCTCCAGCGGTTGACCGCGGAAGCAACGTCCTGCGGCCGCACGAGAAATCCTTGAAGCCGGTCCCGCCGACCAGCATGTTCGAAGATGAGGTCGCCCTTGTCTCGCAGTGA
- a CDS encoding SIR2 family protein produces the protein MTWEFKQVLYSTKQGAPITSLDLSEDAVRDRLTEYFARNPDFPKPGDPLEYGALFEAAWKSPQDRRQYIDQQIARGKPAYGNLALAALWRVGNAPAVWTTNFDRVMEDAATAMVQPPMRLTISTTDSSQIAMQALNQSRWPLYVKLHGDYQSDSLKNVSTELREQDTGLRQALEQATQRMGMIVVGYSGRDDSVISALHAALETSSPYPFGLFWCCRSDSPPSSAVRELMQACATKGVEARFVAVETMDELLGRLLLPLDLPPDVSQLLAAALPAQPRLPFITPQRGRGRPILRFNALEVMKFPTTVRKVVCGISGTKEVREALATAGANALAVRRRDAVIGFGEDRGLRTALEPYGITDWTVGAIDMSSLFKESSTDLGLLYEALVVALARSESLQARRLRGEHFLVVKDSGSGDALAELTRAATTVAGQWTTPGGSEIAGEVSGVGKWSEGVHLRLEYRFDRLWLIFEPTVWVERTANLIDEAIRKNRQEFIRQRLEHRYNRNAFEFLTAWTILLTEEKNLVSFGLAEGTGIDAGFALSDRSALSFHRFS, from the coding sequence ATGACCTGGGAGTTCAAGCAGGTGTTGTATTCGACCAAGCAAGGCGCTCCTATCACGAGCCTCGATCTATCGGAGGACGCCGTCCGCGACCGCCTCACCGAGTACTTTGCCAGGAATCCGGACTTCCCAAAGCCCGGCGATCCCCTGGAGTACGGCGCGTTGTTCGAAGCTGCTTGGAAATCGCCACAAGATCGACGCCAATACATTGACCAGCAGATCGCTAGGGGCAAGCCCGCGTATGGCAACCTTGCACTCGCCGCGTTATGGCGAGTCGGCAATGCGCCGGCTGTGTGGACCACGAATTTCGACCGGGTCATGGAAGATGCCGCCACCGCGATGGTGCAGCCTCCCATGAGACTGACAATCTCAACCACCGACTCGAGCCAGATCGCTATGCAGGCTCTCAATCAGTCGCGCTGGCCTTTGTATGTGAAGCTTCACGGCGATTACCAGTCCGACAGTTTGAAGAACGTGTCGACCGAACTTCGTGAGCAGGACACGGGACTCCGTCAGGCTCTGGAGCAAGCGACGCAGCGTATGGGCATGATCGTCGTTGGTTACAGCGGGCGTGACGACTCGGTCATATCAGCCCTACATGCGGCCTTAGAGACATCGTCTCCATATCCATTCGGACTCTTTTGGTGTTGTCGGTCAGACTCGCCGCCGAGTAGCGCGGTTCGTGAGTTAATGCAAGCCTGCGCCACGAAGGGCGTCGAAGCTAGATTCGTCGCGGTGGAGACGATGGACGAGCTACTCGGCCGATTGCTCCTGCCGCTTGATCTTCCTCCAGACGTCTCTCAGCTGCTCGCCGCGGCCCTCCCGGCACAACCACGGCTGCCATTCATCACTCCGCAGCGCGGACGAGGTCGCCCAATCCTTCGTTTCAATGCCCTTGAAGTCATGAAATTTCCAACGACGGTTCGTAAGGTCGTCTGTGGCATTTCTGGTACCAAGGAGGTACGGGAGGCTTTGGCGACCGCAGGGGCCAACGCACTGGCCGTACGACGACGTGACGCGGTCATCGGCTTCGGAGAGGACCGGGGCTTGCGTACCGCGCTTGAGCCATACGGAATTACGGACTGGACTGTGGGTGCGATTGACATGTCTTCGCTCTTCAAGGAGAGCTCCACAGACCTAGGCCTTTTGTATGAAGCACTCGTCGTGGCGTTGGCACGGTCTGAGTCCCTGCAAGCGCGCCGACTTCGCGGCGAACATTTTCTGGTAGTCAAAGACTCGGGATCCGGTGATGCCTTGGCTGAACTAACGAGGGCTGCGACCACGGTGGCTGGTCAGTGGACAACCCCCGGAGGTTCAGAAATAGCGGGTGAGGTCAGTGGAGTCGGTAAATGGAGCGAAGGCGTACACCTTCGTTTGGAGTACCGCTTCGACCGTCTCTGGTTAATATTCGAGCCAACCGTTTGGGTTGAGCGAACGGCAAATCTAATCGACGAGGCTATCCGGAAAAATCGCCAGGAGTTCATTCGCCAGCGGCTGGAACACCGCTACAACCGCAACGCCTTCGAGTTCTTGACGGCGTGGACGATCCTACTAACCGAGGAGAAGAATCTTGTCTCGTTCGGCCTGGCTGAAGGCACCGGAATCGATGCCGGCTTCGCTCTCTCAGACCGCAGCGCCCTGTCATTCCATAGGTTCTCCTAG
- a CDS encoding DUF6308 family protein gives MRFFPNEYAYYDAIPTNDPNRIEPLDILVTVSMNSRVATGEKVQKVHRGMAAACDPLLPRIPVDADILIFDPDLEVGESLLSAAISVPGVLSAVATKVLHRKRRNYIPMLDSVVVLFYLDALHLKSTQGRLQDKTKAAQATMPAWRAFREDLRANLTEIKALRDDLVKGGYVVTPVRILEVLIWMEAESRGYYREAKAQGLPTNPRLGSVGSSPKKNS, from the coding sequence TTGCGCTTCTTTCCGAATGAGTACGCGTACTACGATGCAATCCCAACGAATGATCCGAACCGCATTGAACCTCTCGACATCCTTGTGACAGTCTCTATGAACTCTCGAGTGGCTACTGGAGAAAAGGTCCAGAAGGTTCACCGTGGGATGGCCGCTGCTTGCGATCCGCTACTCCCGCGAATCCCGGTAGACGCCGACATCCTGATATTCGACCCGGATTTAGAAGTTGGCGAGTCGCTTCTGAGCGCAGCCATCTCGGTACCCGGCGTGCTGTCTGCCGTAGCAACAAAAGTGCTACATCGCAAGAGGCGGAACTATATCCCGATGCTCGACTCAGTGGTGGTGCTCTTCTATCTCGATGCGCTCCACTTGAAGTCAACCCAAGGCAGACTTCAGGACAAGACGAAAGCCGCCCAGGCAACGATGCCCGCATGGCGTGCTTTCCGAGAGGATCTCCGGGCAAACCTGACCGAGATAAAGGCCCTGAGAGATGATCTGGTGAAGGGCGGATACGTCGTCACGCCGGTAAGGATCCTTGAAGTTCTTATATGGATGGAGGCAGAGAGCCGCGGTTACTACCGGGAAGCCAAGGCCCAGGGCCTTCCCACTAACCCGCGACTCGGCAGCGTAGGGTCCTCGCCCAAGAAGAATTCATGA
- a CDS encoding amidoligase family protein, protein MAVVASTPIVDDDPPVGTPEWAELYSRAVARYQEQRERTDREQQQAQRLWDEFLRIQGQEVPEGERSLVANEALHRELKRLAMTGQAASYERENVIGDPNQTFGIEIEFDGADPNAVARALHEAGLTSSARQEPYHSSSRVAGKWTLEHDATVSGEVVSPVLQDTPEAWAQLERVCQILQAHGARATGRTGGHVHVGVDSAGMDHDVNKFRRVAKVCAWAEDLMYRLAAATGQRGRSHRGSTNGYRWCGPMGSGQFEEVQGLSDLANRVGSSHSVGLNFGNILDRNRTIEYRYFDSSLDPVRLQANIKLACWVTKRAAELPDAAIPPERHTLGSHRSPRDPDDGDRLLRRFADLIFVRPQDKLKLYWVYQRSAWQRTRRGAAA, encoded by the coding sequence GTGGCGGTCGTCGCCTCCACCCCGATCGTTGACGATGACCCGCCAGTCGGCACGCCCGAGTGGGCCGAGCTCTACAGCCGAGCGGTTGCCAGATATCAGGAGCAGCGGGAGCGCACGGACCGAGAGCAGCAGCAGGCCCAGCGGCTCTGGGACGAATTCCTCCGGATTCAGGGACAGGAGGTGCCCGAAGGCGAGCGATCGCTGGTGGCCAATGAGGCCCTGCATCGAGAGCTCAAACGGCTGGCCATGACCGGACAAGCAGCCAGCTATGAGCGCGAGAACGTCATCGGCGACCCCAACCAGACCTTCGGTATCGAGATCGAGTTCGACGGTGCCGACCCCAATGCCGTCGCTCGGGCACTGCACGAAGCGGGGCTCACGTCGAGCGCTCGCCAGGAGCCATACCACTCGAGCAGCCGCGTAGCCGGCAAATGGACGCTTGAGCACGACGCCACCGTTTCGGGCGAGGTCGTAAGCCCGGTCCTCCAGGACACCCCCGAGGCGTGGGCCCAGCTGGAACGCGTCTGCCAGATCCTGCAAGCGCACGGAGCGAGAGCGACCGGCCGAACCGGTGGGCATGTCCACGTGGGGGTCGACTCCGCCGGCATGGACCACGACGTGAACAAATTCCGACGCGTCGCGAAGGTGTGCGCCTGGGCGGAGGATCTCATGTACCGTCTAGCTGCCGCGACGGGTCAGCGGGGACGCAGCCACCGCGGCAGTACCAATGGCTACCGCTGGTGTGGTCCCATGGGCTCCGGCCAGTTCGAAGAGGTCCAGGGCCTCAGCGATCTTGCCAACCGAGTCGGTAGCAGCCATTCGGTTGGCTTGAACTTCGGCAACATCCTGGACCGCAATCGGACGATCGAGTATCGGTACTTTGACTCGAGCCTCGACCCCGTTCGCCTGCAGGCCAACATCAAGCTGGCCTGCTGGGTGACCAAGCGCGCAGCCGAGCTGCCCGACGCGGCCATCCCGCCGGAGCGACATACGCTCGGGAGTCACCGCAGCCCACGCGATCCCGACGACGGCGATCGCTTGCTGCGCCGCTTTGCCGACCTGATCTTCGTCCGGCCGCAGGACAAGTTAAAGCTCTATTGGGTCTACCAGCGGTCAGCCTGGCAACGGACGCGCCGAGGGGCAGCCGCCTGA
- a CDS encoding helix-turn-helix domain-containing protein: protein MRDQTPSAEDLSVASDVEKMEPLLLRITEVATTLGLGRTKVCALVRTGELPVVRIGRSVRVPREALQDWIWQHLEGADESLSRLSRHKSRRIAHDSWDTPKKRP from the coding sequence ATGAGGGACCAAACGCCTTCGGCTGAGGACCTGTCGGTAGCGAGCGACGTCGAGAAGATGGAACCGCTGCTATTACGAATCACCGAGGTGGCGACGACGCTTGGGCTTGGTCGGACCAAGGTGTGCGCCCTGGTAAGAACCGGCGAGCTGCCCGTGGTTCGGATCGGTCGATCGGTTCGTGTCCCACGAGAGGCGTTGCAGGACTGGATCTGGCAGCACCTTGAAGGCGCAGATGAAAGCCTGTCGAGACTCAGCCGACATAAATCTCGCCGCATCGCGCACGACTCCTGGGACACGCCTAAGAAACGCCCTTGA
- a CDS encoding helix-turn-helix domain-containing protein: MELAVRLGGDVDPEALPAIAKVLREYRKLAGKVLKEVARDSGVSISHLSKLENGKRVAVSKRAIGNIASALNIPAGELFTAAAVLPRDVEREIADPSLANAVMIGYRLPTGTRAALRRMHLGALAGKAQVMGTTRGRAEPEQLLARRGYTWRADAQENPPWIHLGSAEVICAGDAEHPDHEAVIRFELAHAFAHLELDAHPRCDIRAMGEPAERDATSYAAFLLAPNTILVAAAQGSRLEVWEDGPGDFIREIAGRLGAPAWLVARRLGEEGLLAQAAGVGET; this comes from the coding sequence ATGGAGCTGGCCGTGAGGTTGGGAGGCGATGTAGATCCCGAGGCCCTCCCTGCCATCGCCAAGGTCCTGCGGGAGTATCGGAAACTGGCCGGCAAGGTCCTCAAGGAGGTGGCCCGCGACTCGGGCGTTTCCATCAGCCACCTATCGAAGCTCGAGAATGGGAAGAGGGTCGCGGTCAGCAAGCGCGCGATCGGAAACATAGCTTCTGCACTGAACATCCCTGCAGGCGAGCTGTTCACCGCTGCCGCCGTGCTTCCTCGCGACGTTGAGCGGGAGATCGCCGATCCCAGCCTGGCAAACGCGGTGATGATCGGATACAGGCTGCCGACCGGCACGCGGGCTGCTCTACGACGGATGCATCTCGGTGCATTGGCCGGCAAGGCTCAGGTGATGGGGACAACGCGCGGCCGGGCGGAGCCCGAGCAGCTGCTGGCCCGGCGCGGATATACCTGGCGAGCGGATGCCCAGGAGAATCCGCCCTGGATCCATCTTGGTTCAGCCGAGGTGATCTGTGCAGGCGATGCCGAGCATCCCGACCATGAAGCAGTTATTCGGTTCGAGCTGGCGCACGCTTTTGCCCATCTTGAGCTTGACGCACATCCGCGCTGCGATATTCGGGCGATGGGCGAGCCCGCCGAGCGGGACGCGACCAGCTATGCGGCCTTCCTGCTCGCGCCGAACACTATCCTCGTTGCGGCTGCTCAGGGATCCCGGCTTGAAGTCTGGGAGGACGGACCGGGCGACTTCATCAGGGAGATCGCTGGGCGGTTAGGCGCTCCTGCCTGGCTGGTAGCAAGGCGCCTCGGGGAAGAAGGATTGCTTGCGCAAGCTGCTGGAGTTGGTGAGACATGA